TGTAATTCTTGAAGTTGCAATCACTCCAAATCGTTCCGATGAATTAAGTCATATTGGTTTAGCGAGAGATTTATCTGCAATTTTTAATCGTGAACTAAATCGTCCTAAACTTCAAACTAAATTTAAAATTGTTGAAAAAAATAAATTTGCTGAAATCAAAATTGAAAATCTGCAAGCTTGTCCGCGCTATACCGGAATTGTTGTAAAAAATGTAAAAGTTGGTGAATCACCAAAATGGCTCAAAGATAAACTTACCAAAATTGGTTTGCGACCAATAAATAATATTGTTGATATAACAAATTTTGTGCTTCATGAAGTTGGTCAGCCTTTGCACGCTTTTGATTTGGATAAAATTTCCGGAAACAAAATTATTGTTAAAAATATTATTGGTGAAGGAAAATTCACAACTTTAGATTCAAAAGAAAGAAATATGTTTTCTTCAGATTTGATGATTTGTGATGCTGAAAAACCAATTGCTATTGCTGGTGTAATGGGCGGAGAAAATTCCGAAGTAACTTCAGAAACAAAAAATTTATTAATTGAAAGCGCATATTTTAATCACTCATCAGTAAGAAAAACCGCAAAACACTTAGGTTTATCTTCTGATGCATCTTATAGATTTGAAAGAGGAATTGATCCAAACGGTACTTTATTTTCCGGATTGCGAACTGCAGAATTGATTCAGCAAATAGCCGGTGGTGAAATTATCACAGAAATAATTGATGTTTATCCGAATAAAATTGAAGAGAAAATTCTTAATGTAAGATTTTCAAGAATTAAAAAAATATTAGGTTTCAAAATTTCCGAAGAAAAAATAAAATCAATTTTGGTTGGATTAAAATTCCAAATAGTAAATTCTGATGAAGAAAAAATTGAAGTAAAAGTTCCAACTTTCAGAAATGATATTGAACGCGAAATAGATTTAATAGAAGAAATCATTAGAATTTTTGGATTGGATGAAATTCCGCCGGTACAAAAAATTTCATTATCATTAAATAAAAAAATTGATGAAACTGATTTTGAAAATTTAGTAAAAAATAAATTTGTATCATTAGAATTTATTGAAGTTATTAGTAATTCATTGTTGAGTGAAGAAAAAAGTATTGGTGAAAAAAATCCAATAAAAGTTTTAAATCCTCAAAGTACAGAAATGTCAACTTTAAGAACTTCACTTCTTCCTGGAATTTTGATGAACATTTCAAGAAATATAAAAGTTAAAGAAGGTAATTTAAAGTTTTTTGAAATCGGACAAGTATTTTCATCAATTAAAAATGAAATAAAATCATTTGAAGATTTTGAAGAAAATCAAAATTTAATTTTAGCAATTTCTGGTGAAAGAAATAATTCATCTTGGTATCAAAAAAGTGAAAACATCGATTTTTATGATTTGGTTGGAATTAATGATAAAATTCTATCGTCAATAAATATTGACGGAATTTTTGAAAAAACTTTTGAATTTGATAAAAATATTTTTGAATTTGGATTTACACAGAAAATTGATAATAAAGATGTTGGATTTGGCGGAAAAATAAATCAAACAATTTTAGAAAAATTTGATATTTCAAAAGATGTTTATGTTATTGAATATAATTTAACACAAATCAAAACTTTTGATAGATTATTAAAGAAAAATATTCCGTTATTAAAATATCCAAAAGTGTACCGAGATTTTAGTTTCATTTTAGATAAAAAAATTACCTATTTTGAAGTATTGAAGACAGTAAAAGAATCTAGTTCTAACCTATTGAAAAATGTAAATTTATTTGATATCTTTGAAAGCGAAAGTATAGGTAAGGACAAAAAAAGTCTTGCTTTTCAATTAGAATATTTTGATGAAACAAAAACATTGCGTGAAGAGGAAATTGACGCAGATTTTTGGAAAACTATTGAAACAGTTAAATCAAAATTTAACGCAGAATTAAGAGGTTAAAGTGAGTGAATCTACAAAATATGATTTATTCATGAAGGAAATTGAATCATTAGAACAGATGGTTCAGGGGTATGTTGCAGAAAGTGAAAATGCTACAAATGAAAAAAATATTTTAAAACAAAAAGTTGATAGTTTATTAAAAGAAAATGAAGTATTAGTTTTAAAAATTAAAGAATTAGAAAAAAAATTAAATTCTGTTGATGAAAAATCATTAACAGCAGGAATTAAAAAAACAAATTTGGATTTGCAAGAAAGACAAAATTTGAAAAATCAAATTGATGATCTGATTGCAAGAATTGATTATCATATAAGATCGTAGAATTAATTAACAAAATGTGTTGAAGTTTTAGGTACAGAATAGACAAAATGTCAGAAAAAAAGAAGCTTAAAGTAAAAATATTTGATAAAGAATTTTCATTGCTCGTAGAAAATGAAGAAATTGCTACAGAATTAGCTAACTATGTAAATAAAATTATGGATGAAACAAAAGCAGAATTAAAAGATCAGCCAACAGAAACAATTGCTATAATTGCTGCATTAAATATTGCGTATGATTTATCCGTAGAAAAAAATAAGTTTAGAGAATTTAGCATACAAGCAACTGATAAAATTAAAAAAATAAAGCTTCTTCTTGATAAATCTGATGTTGAGTCCATTCCATCATAAAATTTCCGCACTGCCAATTAATATATGAAAAACTAACAGAGTTCATTAAGGGTTTCTGACTCACAGTGTGTATTACAGGCCTCAATCCGATTCGTCGGATTCCGGAAACGGACTAGTGGAAGTAAAAAGCATTGGGCGGTTACCCACACTTATAAGGATGAGTTTTTCCATCCTTAGTTGGCAGTTGCGGTTTTATTTCTGTTTATGGAGGTATTATGGATTTAAGTAACCCGTTTTTTATTATAATAATTGTTTTAGTAACATTTGGAATTTCATTAGCAATTGGCTGGTTTCTCCACTCAAAAATCGCTTTAAATAAAATAAGTGTTGCAAAAGAAAATGCTGCAAATATTATTGCTGATGCTGAAAAGGAAGCAAAAAATATCAAGAGGGAGAAACTATTAGAAGTTAAGGATGAATGGTTAAAAAAGAAGCAAGAATTTGACAACGAGAAAAATACAAAACAGCAAAAAATACAAGTTTATGAAAAGAAAATTGAACAGCGTGAGCAAAGTTTAGAGAAAAAATATGAACTTGTTATTGAGAAGGAAAAAGAGAACAAAGAAGCAGAAATAAAGATTAAAAAGTATCAAGAAATTTTTGAAAAGAAACTTGAGGAAGTTGAAAAATTAATTGCAGAACAAAATATTAGATTAGAAAAAACTGCTGGACTTACAAAAGATGAAGCAAAAAAAATGCTGATGGAAAATGTAATTGATAAAGCAAAATCAGATGCTTCTCAATATGTAAATGAAATTAAAGATCGTGCAAAAGCCGAAGCAAAAAAAGAATCCCAAAAAATTATTGTACAAGCTATTCAGAGAACTGCTGTTGATCACTCTGTTGAAACTACGGTTTCGGTTCTTCAAATTCAAAATGATGAAATGAAAGGAAGAATTATTGGACGTGAAGGAAGAAATATACGTGCTTTTGAAGCTGCTACCGGTGTTGATGTAATTGTTGATGATACTCCGGAAGCTGTTATTTTATCAGCATTTGATCAATTTAGAAGAGAAATTGCAAGAATTTCTTTGGAAAGATTAATCGCAGATGGAAGAATTCATCCATCAAGAATTGAAGAAGTTGTAAAAAAAGTTGAGCAAGAACTGGATGAAGAAATTCAAAAAGAAGGTGAAAATGTTCTTATTCAATTAGGAATTCATGGAGTAAGCAGAGATCTTGTTAAATTTATTGGAAGAATGAAATACCGTTCTAGTTATGGGCAAAATTTGTTACAGCACAGTATTGAAGTAGCTTACATAACCGGATTTATGGCAGCAGAACTTGGTTTTGATCAACAAATTGCTAAACGTGCAGGATTGATGCATGATATTGGAAAAACGGTTGATAAAAGTATTGAAGGTCCGCATGCATTACTTGGCGCGGAATTATTAAAGAAATATAAAGAACATCCGGTTGTTATAAATGCGGCAGCAAGTCATCATGAAGATGTTGAAATGACACATCCAATTTCTGCCTTAGTTCAAGCAGCCGATGCAATTAGCGGTGCAAGACCCGGTGCAAGAAGAGAACCTCTTGAAGGTTATGTTAAACGTTTGGAAAATCTTGAAGGAATTGCGAACACTTTTGAAGGAGTTGCGAAAACTT
The nucleotide sequence above comes from Ignavibacteriota bacterium. Encoded proteins:
- a CDS encoding phenylalanine--tRNA ligase subunit beta, which gives rise to MIVSLNWLKEYVNLNGISVQEIVDKLTTSGSEVEEVIDKSSEFKNIIVAKVEDVKKHPNADKLSVCKVNDGGKIYDVVCGAPNVQAGQIVAFAKVGAIIPNGKFEIKEAKIRGEKSSGMICSEDELGLSVDHSGIMVLDENLNIGEPLAKALNMDDVILEVAITPNRSDELSHIGLARDLSAIFNRELNRPKLQTKFKIVEKNKFAEIKIENLQACPRYTGIVVKNVKVGESPKWLKDKLTKIGLRPINNIVDITNFVLHEVGQPLHAFDLDKISGNKIIVKNIIGEGKFTTLDSKERNMFSSDLMICDAEKPIAIAGVMGGENSEVTSETKNLLIESAYFNHSSVRKTAKHLGLSSDASYRFERGIDPNGTLFSGLRTAELIQQIAGGEIITEIIDVYPNKIEEKILNVRFSRIKKILGFKISEEKIKSILVGLKFQIVNSDEEKIEVKVPTFRNDIEREIDLIEEIIRIFGLDEIPPVQKISLSLNKKIDETDFENLVKNKFVSLEFIEVISNSLLSEEKSIGEKNPIKVLNPQSTEMSTLRTSLLPGILMNISRNIKVKEGNLKFFEIGQVFSSIKNEIKSFEDFEENQNLILAISGERNNSSWYQKSENIDFYDLVGINDKILSSINIDGIFEKTFEFDKNIFEFGFTQKIDNKDVGFGGKINQTILEKFDISKDVYVIEYNLTQIKTFDRLLKKNIPLLKYPKVYRDFSFILDKKITYFEVLKTVKESSSNLLKNVNLFDIFESESIGKDKKSLAFQLEYFDETKTLREEEIDADFWKTIETVKSKFNAELRG
- the zapA gene encoding cell division protein ZapA, with amino-acid sequence MSEKKKLKVKIFDKEFSLLVENEEIATELANYVNKIMDETKAELKDQPTETIAIIAALNIAYDLSVEKNKFREFSIQATDKIKKIKLLLDKSDVESIPS
- the rny gene encoding ribonuclease Y → MDLSNPFFIIIIVLVTFGISLAIGWFLHSKIALNKISVAKENAANIIADAEKEAKNIKREKLLEVKDEWLKKKQEFDNEKNTKQQKIQVYEKKIEQREQSLEKKYELVIEKEKENKEAEIKIKKYQEIFEKKLEEVEKLIAEQNIRLEKTAGLTKDEAKKMLMENVIDKAKSDASQYVNEIKDRAKAEAKKESQKIIVQAIQRTAVDHSVETTVSVLQIQNDEMKGRIIGREGRNIRAFEAATGVDVIVDDTPEAVILSAFDQFRREIARISLERLIADGRIHPSRIEEVVKKVEQELDEEIQKEGENVLIQLGIHGVSRDLVKFIGRMKYRSSYGQNLLQHSIEVAYITGFMAAELGFDQQIAKRAGLMHDIGKTVDKSIEGPHALLGAELLKKYKEHPVVINAAASHHEDVEMTHPISALVQAADAISGARPGARREPLEGYVKRLENLEGIANTFEGVAKTYAIQAGREVRVVVEPDKADDQLSEKLAEDIAHKIQEEMEYPGQIKVTVIREVRKIAYAK